The Xiphophorus couchianus chromosome 3, X_couchianus-1.0, whole genome shotgun sequence genome segment taatttctgctcaattataaattatttttaaattattaatcccaattaattgtttcagccttaAACTTTAGAGTTTCTTTGGAAGTTTTTCATGTGTCCTGCGTCCTGAATGTGTTTGCAGTGTAACGTTGGCTGGGCCGGAAACGGACACACCTGTGGAATGGACACGGACATCGACGGCTACCCCGACcgctccctgccctgcatggaCAACGACAAACACTGCAAACAGGTCAGGTCGCACCTGGAAACAGGTTTGGTTGCACCTGGAAACAGGTCAGGTCGCACCTGAAACAGGTCAGGTCGCACCTGGAAACAGGTCAGGTCGCACCTGGAAACAGGTTTGGTCGCACCTGGAAACAAGTCAGGTTGCACCTGGAAACAGGTCAGGTTGCACCTGGAAACAGGTCAGATCTCACCTGGTTACATGGTACCTGCAAACAGGTCAGGTCGCACCTGGAAACAGGCTTGGTCGCACCTGGAAACAGGCTTGGTCGCATCTGGAAACAGGTCAGGTCGCACCTGGAAACAGGTCAGATCTCACCTGGTTACATGGTACCTGCAAACAGGTCATGTCGCACCTGGAAACAGGTCAGGTCGCACCTGGAAACAGGTCAGGTCGCACCTGGAAACAGGTCAGATCGCACCTGGAAACAGGTCATGTCACACCTGGAAACAGGTCATGTCACACCTGGAAACAGGTCAGATCGCATCTGGAAACAGGTCAGATCGCACCTGGAAACAGGTCAGGTCGCATCTGGAAACAGGTCAGGTCGCACCTGGAAACAGGTCAGATCGCATCTGGAAACAGGTCAGATCGCACCTGGAAACAGGTCAGATCGCATCTGGAAACAGGTCAGGTCGCACCTGGAAACAGGTCAGATCGCATCTGGAAACAGGTCAGGTCGCACCTGGAAACAGGTTTGGTCGCACCTGGAAACAAGTCAGGTTGCACCTGGAAACAGGTCAGGTTGCACCTGGAAACAGGCTTGGTCGCACCTGGAAACAGGTCAGGTCGCACCTGAAACAGGTCAGGTCGCACCTGGAAACAGGTCAGATCGCACCTGGAAACAGGTCATGTCACACCTGGAAACAGGTCATGTCACACCTGGAAACAGGTCAGATCGCATCTGGAAACAGGTCAGATCGCACCTGGAAACAGGTCAGGTCGCATCTGGAAACAGGTCAGGTCGCACCTGGAAACAGGTCAGATCGCATCTGGAAACAGGTCAGATCGCACCTGGAAACAGGTCAGATCGCATCTGGAAACAGGTCAGGTCGCACCTGGAAACAGGCTTGGTCGCACCTGGAAACAGGTCAGGTCGCACCTGGAAACAGGTCAGGTCGCATCTGGAAACAGGTCAGGTCGCACCTGGAAACAAGTCAGGTTGCACCTGGAAACAGGTCAGATCGCACCTGGAAACAGGTCAGATCGCACCTGGTCAGATAGTACCTGCAAACAGGTCAGGTCGCACCTGGAAACAGGTTTGGTTGCACCTGGAAACAGGAAAGGTCGCACCTGAAACAGGTCAGGTCGCACCTGAAACAGGTCAGGTCGCACCTGGAAACAGGTCAGGTCGCACCTTGAAACAGGTCAGGTCGCACCTGGAAACAGGTCAGGTCGCACCTGGAAACAGGTCATGTCACACCTGGAAACAGGTCAGATTGTAAATTTCCCGCAGTTGCTTGTCAGCATTATGATGCGTTGGTGAGACATTGAACTTGTCCATCAGGACAACTGCGTGTTTACGCCGAACTCGGGCCAGGAGGACGCGGACAACGACGGAATCGGAGACCAGTGCGACGAGGATGCAGACGGAGACGGCATCAAGAACGTGGAGGTTAGAAATCATCCGGGTGTAGATGCTGCTCCTACTGTCGCGGCCGCGGTCTGCCTAACGTCTTGTTTGTGGTTCAGGACAACTGTCGTTTGGTCCTCAACAAAGACCAGCAGAACTCGGACAGCGACTCGTTCGGAGACTCGTGTGATAACTGTCCCACCGTCCCCAACAGCGACCAGAAGGACACGGACAACAACGGACAGGGAGATGCCTGCGACCAGGACATCGATGGAGATGGTGAGGACAACCTGCCCTCTGCTGGTGATCACAGGGAACAGCAGGCATCTTCCAACTGGGAGGATTTCAGTTCACTGATTTGCAGCATGAAATGCTGAAATGACTCCAATAAATGATATTGAGCATCAGGAGGCCAATCTGGGTTATTCTGGTTGGATCAGAATCTGTCAGATTTCACACAAACTTaagaaacattcagaaaataatttaaggtTTCATGCCTCAtaactttcatatttttgatttttgtagtCAAAGCCCCTTCAACATTCATAGAACATCAGGATTTTGATAACTTTATATCCGATGTGCCTTAAGGCCAGAGTGACCAAATTTCATGGTGACACCTCACAATCTCTCTCTCAAAATGACCGACTTCCTGTTGGCTTTAGGACTTACCACTGATAGACTTTTTATCTTGTCTTGAAGGCTTCTTCTATCTGTGTACCATAtttcaaatttctgtttttctgtttaaaactgaTTAACTTTATGACTGACTTGTATGgaaaatttgagattttgtGTAGGACTAGGCCTCCGAAAAGCCAATTCATTTGATggaataataacaataaacagAACCGTTACAATGGGCCGTAGTGGTGCTTTCGCTGCTCGGGTCTAATAAGATCGTTTGGGTTACGTTAGACATACGCATTACAACAGACTTACCTGAAAACAGTTTATAGTTAGTattgcctagaaagtccagtttgtttggtgAAGTGTGAACGCTGATCGACCAAAAACGTGAACTCTCGTTCGTCTACAAACCTTGGTCTGGGTTGGGTTGAAGTGAACGCTGGTTcgatttaaatgtttatgtgaACGTTAAGCAGACCGGAGACCGATCCCTACAgcccagggcattctgggtaaatacaaccaaagctaacgcattagcctagcgctagcagaaGAAATGGCTCGGGgtttttagccaaagactaaagagaaatcttccaactgctaaaatctgacacctccatcttgtttccatttggtgaagaaggaagttgctctcagtatcttcagaggttttgtgtcgtttccttcagtggttcttggtgcagcgcccccacaggccaggaggggaacaggttggtttgactcagagcatagagaaagagaaccacagcagctggaggtggaacAAGTGTTAATGTTTTGGTTCCAATAGAACAGAGTTTGTCAGACTATGAGAAGGGAAAACACCAGGCTAGGTGGTAATGTCGCCTCCTTCCTTCAGCCTTTCTGTAGCCTGCCTGCTGTGTTTGGGGCTTTGGGGGTTTCTCCCCTCCTGGGTGGTCTTGGTGTGGGCACTTAACCGCTTGGGTTACCGTGTTCTGGGCTTGGCCAGCACAGACGCGGATGGCGGTGTGGCAGGATTGGGGTAATCTCATCCTGTTCCCCTTTGACCTGTGGCAGCTGCTCCTTTGCCTTGCTATTGACCTGCCTCTCTACCTGCTATGGTACCTTCAGTCAGTCTGGCCAGGTCTGTTGTGTCCTTCTGAAGTCAAGTTCGTCTGTCCTTTGTTGCTCTTAGGTGATGTAGGTTGTTCACATTCACCCACtctgcacaaacacagagacacaattAATCTCAAGCAATCAAGAAACCATCTCCAGATATCTTCTTCTGCCCGGACACATGTAGGCAACCATCTTCTCTTCATGATGCACCTGAAATGTTGAGTCTAGGTTTAAAACACTCCAATCGGTTGTTGGATCAGCCTGTTTGTGTGTTCAGGTATTCCCAACGTTCTGGATAACTGCCCTAAGGTTCCCAACCCGATGCAGAcggacagagacagagacggaGTTGGAGACGCCTGCGACAGTTGCCCTGAACTCAGCAACCCCATGCAGGTTCTGTGTCCTCCAACAGCAACCTGGCTCATTTAAccagctctgattggtcagattttTACTGTGTCTTGTTTTGCAGACGGATGTGGACAATGACCTGGTGGGAGACGTCTGTGACACCAACCTGGACTCGTATGTCTGACAAACACAACACCTTCCCCTACTGTCGTCCAATCAGTTTAGGTTGCTGAAACCATGACAACAAGGCTGAAATACTCGTCTTGCCGTTCTTCTGTTGCTGCAGGGACGGAGACGGTCACCAGGACTCCAGAGACAACTGTCCCGACATCCCCAACAGCTCCCAGCTGGACTCCGACAATGACGGCCTCGGAGACGACTGCGACCACGACGACGACAACGACGGCGTCATTGACGATTACGACAACTGCAGACTGATCGTCAACCCGAATCAGAAAGACTCCGACGGTACCGTGCAGAGCCAGAATCCTGATTGGATTGAACCTTTCTCTCCAGTCTGGACCCGTCTCTCTTGTTTCTGTCTTCAGCTAATGGAGTCGGAGACGTCTGCGAGAACGACTTCGACAACGACGCCGTGATGGATCTGATCGATGTGTGTCCAGAGAGCGCCGAGGTCACGCTGACCGACTTCCGAGCCTATCAGACGGTGATCCTGGACCCTGAAGGCGAGGCCCAGATCGACCCCAACTGGGTGGTTCTGAATCAGGTGACTGACAGCAATTCGTTGCTATGCTAGCTGTTTCCATCCTGTTGTCATGCAAATAttgagcaaacttttaaaaagttacaaaaacaaaatgtgaattaggcgtgtttccatctactggttGGTGTGAATTTGTTAGACGTTGACGCTACGGATAgctgtaataaacaggaagttaagGTTGTAAACTAGCATGATCCAGAGGTTTTCAGAAAGCTCTAATTCTCCATCATGTCAACTAGCATTAGCGATCTGACGACAGACAAAAAGCAATTCTAATGACGTTGGAAACAGCTGATCAGTCTTGAGAGGAAAATGTTTGCTACGTCACAGTTTGTCTGGGAAACGTGTTTCTATCTCCACTATTTTGAGCATTagctctttggaaaaaaaagagctaataAAACCATTTCAAGCTAGAGAAATACTTTGTTTTGCGAAATTaaggaagttattttgaattttgctgCTTACATAACCTTATTTAATGCAGTACTAAAGCTAATTTAACCTGCTACCTGAGGCCCGTTAGCTTCATGCTAACAGGCCTAGCTTCACCTTTCAGCGTCACAGAATAACATTGGGCCGAATGATTTCCTCTGGAGAACGATGGACTTTTAATGGTCTGGAGATGATCTTTGACCCTAACTTGCTTCCTTCTTTCCTAGCTGCTAGCTAATTTCCTTCCTAGATTCCTAGGTATCTGGCTGGTTCttggtagaaaaagaaagaaaagagaaagacgACAAATGGAAATTGTTGAGCTCATATCAGTTTATCAAtagattgatttattgcttattgggACAGGCCAATGTTTTCTGGAGCGTGTTCCTCTCTGAACTGAACAGAACCGTTTGAATGACATGAAGCCGAGTAAAAACCCTCTGAATGTATTAATCCGCCGTTCTGTTGTCCTCAGGGCATGGAGATCGTTCAGACGATGAACAGCGATCCGGGTTTAGCTGTGGGTGCGTTTCCCTTCGTTCCGATTGAAAACCTCAGATTCTGAtggatctggttctgatccgtcaAACCTCCGTGTTTCTGCAGGCTACACGGCGTTTAACGGCGTGGACTTCGAGGGAACGTTCCACGTCAACACGGTGACGGACGACGACTACGCCGGCTTCATCTTCGGGTACCAGGACTCGTCCAGCTTCTACGTGGTGATGTGGAAGCAGACGGAGCAGGCGTACTGGCAGTCCGTCCCCTTCCGGGCCACGGCCCAGCCCGCCCTGCAGCTCAAGGTTCGGCTTTTCCCCCAGGCAGCCGGCCCAAGGCATCAGCAAATTGAAAACCAGaatggaatagaatagaatagaatgactttatttatcccagcagggaaattatttcgcagttacagcagcatagagacaagacacacaacaaccaccactgagtagtagttgtagacaaaataaaaataaaatataaaatgctgtcaatataaaagcagcttagagcagtccttgcaaagattcaaaatgcagatacagtatgtatctgtaaatatatgtacagcagtgtgccacagtgcattgtgcaaaattggactgattagtgcagaacaatgatttagcttttattgtacagtggcaggaaggatttcctgtatctgtccctacgacagcggagctggagcagcctatgtgagaaggtgctccgctgtctgtccactatgtggtggagaggctgctgtttattgtctgAATTTCAGCACTAACCAGAGAGATAAATGTTTACATCTGTTTATTCAGAATAAATACtatttaaaaattcagaattttgttACTACAGTTACAATCTGATGCTACAAGTTAAATCTTTAATGTTCACTAGTACATTCCAGCAGATTATAACCAATTATCCCTGATTGCTCCTAAACTCAGCCagctaagccccgccccctcttCCAGGTTTCACCTCACCTGGATGGAAACGAAACTGAAATAGactttgaaactgaaaagaaagagagaaaactatttgaaattgaaaaatatattgagactgaaaaaaatgtaactacaaaaacaaagaaaaatttctaaatgaaaaaaaaaattgaaactgaaataaagtaagacttaaaaaatgaacaaaatttaagattaaaagaaaaattttgaaatgcattttttaagattatttttgaaaaaaacattttgacattgaGAAAAATTGAGAATTAAAAAACGATTTGAAGCTGAAGTCCTGGGTCCTGCAGGCGGTGAAGTCTCAGACCGGGCCGGGGGAGTACCTGAGGAACGCACTGTGGCACACCGGAGACACGCACGGCGAGGTGAAGCTGCTCTGGAAGGACCCGCGAAACGCCGGCTGGAGGGACAAAACGTCGTACCGCTGGCAGCTGAGCCACCGGCCGCAGGTCGGATACATCAGGTCAGACGGgtttaatatgaaatattaacgctgtctctttaagacaAAGTAGCTCCATTAAATGCAGGAATTAAAAAAGATACAACACAAACAATGAGTTCTGTGAAAAGTGTTTGTGCCCtacatgtttctgctttttagtTCCTctgaatttattattaatattaataataataaaattaatattattaacataacttgagaaaaacataaagagcatgttttt includes the following:
- the thbs3a gene encoding thrombospondin-3a isoform X2 codes for the protein MGWGFPVLLAVLLAQLSAGFRDAPDVQVIDVLSLQDSKQNVAAVEKLSGGLSALSDVYVVSTIRLPVKMGGILFGLYSKQDNRKYLEVAIMGKIHKVLVRYVKADGKVHTVNLQNSVLADGRTHSIILRLGGLQRSNMQVELYADCRLVDSSQGVPPLVPLPREADMVEIRHGQKSYARLQGAVESLRLALGGSVAKAGALTDCPFQGDSSAFNSVNGEVQSILGEHTKALIGQLIIFNQILGELRQDIREQVKEMSLIRNTILECQVCGFHEPRSRCSPNPCYRGVSCMDSLQYPGYTCGQCPPGTTGNGTHCRDVDECELQPCYSPEACVNTEGGFSCQPCPPGLWGAPLAGTGLDYAKTHKQECVDIDECVDLPDTCASNSVCINTVGSYKCGGCKPGFYGNQTSGCSPRKSCAALTFNPCDTNAHCAMERNGEVSCRCNVGWAGNGHTCGMDTDIDGYPDRSLPCMDNDKHCKQVRSHLETGQVAPGNRSGRTWKQVRSHLETGHVAPGNRSGRTWKQVRSHLETGQIAPGNRSCHTWKQVMSHLETGQIASGNRSDRTWKQVRSHLETGQVAPGNRSDRIWKQVRSHLETGQIASGNRSGRTWKQVRSHLETGQVAPGNRFGRTWKQVRLHLETGQVAPGNRLGRTWKQVRSHLKQVRSHLETGQVAPGNRLGRTWKQVRSHLETGQVASGNRSGRTWKQVRLHLETGQIAPGNRSDRTWSDSTCKQDNCVFTPNSGQEDADNDGIGDQCDEDADGDGIKNVEDNCRLVLNKDQQNSDSDSFGDSCDNCPTVPNSDQKDTDNNGQGDACDQDIDGDGIPNVLDNCPKVPNPMQTDRDRDGVGDACDSCPELSNPMQTDVDNDLVGDVCDTNLDSDGDGHQDSRDNCPDIPNSSQLDSDNDGLGDDCDHDDDNDGVIDDYDNCRLIVNPNQKDSDANGVGDVCENDFDNDAVMDLIDVCPESAEVTLTDFRAYQTVILDPEGEAQIDPNWVVLNQGMEIVQTMNSDPGLAVGYTAFNGVDFEGTFHVNTVTDDDYAGFIFGYQDSSSFYVVMWKQTEQAYWQSVPFRATAQPALQLKAVKSQTGPGEYLRNALWHTGDTHGEVKLLWKDPRNAGWRDKTSYRWQLSHRPQVGYIRVRFFEGTDMVADSGVVIDTTMRGGRLGVFCFSQENIIWSNLRYRCNDTVPEDFAAHRQQFLMHIHV
- the thbs3a gene encoding thrombospondin-3a isoform X3: MGWGFPVLLAVLLAQLSAGFRDAPDVQVIDVLSLQDSKQNVAAVEKLSGGLSALSDVYVVSTIRLPVKMGGILFGLYSKQDNRKYLEVAIMGKIHKVLVRYVKADGKVHTVNLQNSVLADGRTHSIILRLGGLQRSNMQVELYADCRLVDSSQGVPPLVPLPREADMVEIRHGQKSYARLQGAVESLRLALGGSVAKAGALTDCPFQGDSSAFNSVNGEVQSILGEHTKALIGQLIIFNQILGELRQDIREQVKEMSLIRNTILECQVCGFHEPRSRCSPNPCYRGVSCMDSLQYPGYTCGQCPPGTTGNGTHCRDVDECELQPCYSPEACVNTEGGFSCQPCPPGLWGAPLAGTGLDYAKTHKQECVDIDECVDLPDTCASNSVCINTVGSYKCGGCKPGFYGNQTSGCSPRKSCAALTFNPCDTNAHCAMERNGEVSCRCNVGWAGNGHTCGMDTDIDGYPDRSLPCMDNDKHCKQVRSHLETGHVAPGNRSGRTWKQVRSHLETGQIAPGNRSCHTWKQVMSHLETGQIASGNRSDRTWKQVRSHLETGQVAPGNRSDRIWKQVRSHLETGQIASGNRSGRTWKQVRSHLETGQVAPGNRFGRTWKQVRLHLETGQVAPGNRLGRTWKQVRSHLKQVRSHLETGQVAPGNRLGRTWKQVRSHLETGQVASGNRSGRTWKQVRLHLETGQIAPGNRSDRTWSDSTCKQDNCVFTPNSGQEDADNDGIGDQCDEDADGDGIKNVEDNCRLVLNKDQQNSDSDSFGDSCDNCPTVPNSDQKDTDNNGQGDACDQDIDGDGIPNVLDNCPKVPNPMQTDRDRDGVGDACDSCPELSNPMQTDVDNDLVGDVCDTNLDSDGDGHQDSRDNCPDIPNSSQLDSDNDGLGDDCDHDDDNDGVIDDYDNCRLIVNPNQKDSDANGVGDVCENDFDNDAVMDLIDVCPESAEVTLTDFRAYQTVILDPEGEAQIDPNWVVLNQGMEIVQTMNSDPGLAVGYTAFNGVDFEGTFHVNTVTDDDYAGFIFGYQDSSSFYVVMWKQTEQAYWQSVPFRATAQPALQLKAVKSQTGPGEYLRNALWHTGDTHGEVKLLWKDPRNAGWRDKTSYRWQLSHRPQVGYIRVRFFEGTDMVADSGVVIDTTMRGGRLGVFCFSQENIIWSNLRYRCNDTVPEDFAAHRQQFLMHIHV
- the thbs3a gene encoding thrombospondin-3a isoform X1; protein product: MGWGFPVLLAVLLAQLSAGFRDAPDVQVIDVLSLQDSKQNVAAVEKLSGGLSALSDVYVVSTIRLPVKMGGILFGLYSKQDNRKYLEVAIMGKIHKVLVRYVKADGKVHTVNLQNSVLADGRTHSIILRLGGLQRSNMQVELYADCRLVDSSQGVPPLVPLPREADMVEIRHGQKSYARLQGAVESLRLALGGSVAKAGALTDCPFQGDSSAFNSVNGEVQSILGEHTKALIGQLIIFNQILGELRQDIREQVKEMSLIRNTILECQVCGFHEPRSRCSPNPCYRGVSCMDSLQYPGYTCGQCPPGTTGNGTHCRDVDECELQPCYSPEACVNTEGGFSCQPCPPGLWGAPLAGTGLDYAKTHKQECVDIDECVDLPDTCASNSVCINTVGSYKCGGCKPGFYGNQTSGCSPRKSCAALTFNPCDTNAHCAMERNGEVSCRCNVGWAGNGHTCGMDTDIDGYPDRSLPCMDNDKHCKQVRSHLETGQVAPGNRSGRTWKQVRSHLVTWYLQTGHVAPGNRSGRTWKQVRSHLETGQIAPGNRSCHTWKQVMSHLETGQIASGNRSDRTWKQVRSHLETGQVAPGNRSDRIWKQVRSHLETGQIASGNRSGRTWKQVRSHLETGQVAPGNRFGRTWKQVRLHLETGQVAPGNRLGRTWKQVRSHLKQVRSHLETGQVAPGNRLGRTWKQVRSHLETGQVASGNRSGRTWKQVRLHLETGQIAPGNRSDRTWSDSTCKQDNCVFTPNSGQEDADNDGIGDQCDEDADGDGIKNVEDNCRLVLNKDQQNSDSDSFGDSCDNCPTVPNSDQKDTDNNGQGDACDQDIDGDGIPNVLDNCPKVPNPMQTDRDRDGVGDACDSCPELSNPMQTDVDNDLVGDVCDTNLDSDGDGHQDSRDNCPDIPNSSQLDSDNDGLGDDCDHDDDNDGVIDDYDNCRLIVNPNQKDSDANGVGDVCENDFDNDAVMDLIDVCPESAEVTLTDFRAYQTVILDPEGEAQIDPNWVVLNQGMEIVQTMNSDPGLAVGYTAFNGVDFEGTFHVNTVTDDDYAGFIFGYQDSSSFYVVMWKQTEQAYWQSVPFRATAQPALQLKAVKSQTGPGEYLRNALWHTGDTHGEVKLLWKDPRNAGWRDKTSYRWQLSHRPQVGYIRVRFFEGTDMVADSGVVIDTTMRGGRLGVFCFSQENIIWSNLRYRCNDTVPEDFAAHRQQFLMHIHV